One Paralysiella testudinis genomic window, CCACCCGCACCAAGGGATGGCGACAACGCGGGCAGGCCGCGGCCTGCCCTTGCGCCAGCGGCGGTACGGTCAAACTTAAGCCGCAGCCGGGGCAGTCGAGACTGTGGGCGGGCAGCTTGGCGGCGGCATTGTGCTGCCGGTAGCGCCACCAGCGGTCGAGGATATGGATGTCTTGTATTAGCTTCATGTGGTGTATTAAAAACCAATCAGGCTGCCTGAACGCTTCAGGCAGCCTAAAATCATACGCAATGCGCTTGGTATCGGCAATCGGCTTTACAGGGCGGCCAGTACTGCATCGCCCATGCCACTGCAGCTTACCAGCGTGCAGCCATCTTCAAAAATATCGCCGGTGCGCACGCCTTGTGCCAATACTTTGCCCACGGCGTTTTCCACCCGCAAGGCAGCGGCCTCGTTGCCCAGGCTGTAGCGCAGCAGCATCGCCAGCGACAAAATGGTGGCCAGCGGATTGGCTTTGTTTTGCCCGGCAATATCGGGTGCGGAGCCGTGCGAAGGCTCGTATAGGCCTTTGCCGCTTTCGTTCAACGAGGCCGAAGGCAACATGCCGATGGAGCCGGTGAGCATCGAGGCTTGATCGGACAAAATATCGCCGAAGATATTGCCGGTAACCATCACATCAAATTGCTTAGGTGCTTTCACCAATTGCATGGCGGCGTTGTCGACATACATGTGGGTGAGCGCCACATCGGGGTAGTCGGCGGCCAGCTCGTTCATGATTTGCTTCCACAATTCGGTGGTTTCCAGCACATTGGCTTTGTCGACAGAGCACAGTTTTTTGCCGCGTTTTTGCGCTGCCTGAAAGGCAATATGGCCGATGCGGCGGATTTCGCTCTCGCTGTAGCGCATGGTGTTGACGCCTTCGCGCTCGCCGGCGGCATTGGTGCCGATGCCGCGCGGCTCGCCAAAGTAAATATCGCCGGTGAGCTCGCGCACAATCAGAATATCCAGCCCGGCCACCACTTCGGGTTTGAGTGTAGAGGCGTTGGCCAATTCTTTGTACAAAATCGCCGGGCGCAGATTGGCAAACAAATTCAAATCTTTGCGGATGGCCAGCAGGCCGCGCTCGGGGCGTAAAGGGCGCTCCAGATTGTCGTATTGCGGGCCGCCCACTGCGCCCAAAAGTACGGCATCGGCGCTGCGGCACAGGGTTTGGGTGGCTTCGGGGTAGGGGGCGCCGTATTGGTCATAGGCGGCGCCGCCCAAGGGAGCATATTGATAGCTGGCATCAAGGCCGTCGGCAATCAGGCGGTCGAGCACGCGCACGGCTTGGGTGATGATTTCGGGGCCGATGCCGTCGCCGGGCAAAATGGCAATATGATGGGTCATGGGGTATTTCCGTTCAGGGTTAATGGGATTGAAACAGACCCAGCGTGTCTGCTTTGAGCTGATAAAGTTGGCTGGAAATCAGATAGCCGCTGTCGGTGCCGATGGCGGCCACTTTTTGTTTCATTTCGGCCACAGCAGCAGCATCGTTTGCACCGCACAGCAGCAATTCGTTGCGGGCGGGCACGGCAATCACCGGGTGGCCGGGCAAAGACAGCTGCAATGCGTCAATCAAATAGCCAATAAACAGCAGCAGGCTGGCATCGTAGGTGTTGTCCAGCGTGAGCTGATGCAAGCTGTGTTGCGGTGACAAACGGTGTGCGGCCACTTTGTTGGCGGCATAACGTTGCAGATTGGTGCTGGCCTGATCCCACAGTGTGGCTTGGTCGCCCAGTCCCAGTTCTTGGGCTTCTGCGGCTGCCAAAAACCGCATGGCCTGTGCATCGTCTATCACATAGGTAAGCAATAAATCGCCCACTAAGGGCTCGATAATGAATATATCGTCGACAACAGCGCCAGGCATGTTTTTCAACTGGGCTTGCGTGGTGGCCAGCCATTCGGTGTTTTTGATCACTGGGAAAATATGCTGCTTTTGGGTGGCGGTATCGGGTTTATCCGCCGTGTTGGCACCCATTTGCGCCAGCGCACCGGTGGCTTGGCGCATAATGCTGTCCAGCATATCGGGTTGTTGTTGGTATAGGCGGTAGTAATTGCCCAGATAGGATGCAGTTTGGGTACCGTTGGGCAAAACAATGTGTACGGTGGTGTTTTTCAGGTCATCGCCCCATTCGATTTCGGGCTGAATATCCAGTTGCTGTTGGCATTGCTCGGCGTAGTGCAAGGTGAAATCGCGCCAGCTCATCGGCTGGTTTTTGCCGCCAAACAGTTTTTTTAACAACGACATGGGCTTTCCTCCGGCGCAGTAATATAGTGGATTAAATTTGAATCAAGACAAGGCGGTGAGCCGCAGACAGTACACACGTACGGCAAGGCGAGGCAACGCAGTATTGGTTCAAATTTAATTCACTATAAAAGGCTGCCTGAAACTTTTTCAGGCAGCCTTTGTTAAATCCTCAAGCCTGATACAGCCACGGCTGTGCGGCTTTATGCTGGGCTTCAAAAGCCTTGATGTCGGCGGCGTGTTGCAGGGTAAGGCCGATTTCGTCGAGGCCGTTGAGCAGGCAGTGTTTGCGGTGCTCGGTAATCTCAAAGACAAAGGTTTCGCCTGCAGGTGTGGTCACGGTTTGGGCGGCCAGGTCAATATGGAGGCAGTAGCCTTCTTCTGCGGCCACGGCTTGAAATAGGGCTTCTACGGTGCTTTCCGGCAGCACAATCGGCAATAGGCCGTTTTTATAGCAATTATTAAAGAAAATATCGGCAAAGCTGGGGGCGATGATGGCGCGGAAACCGTAGTCGTCCAGCGCCCACGGTGCGTGTTCGCGGCTGGAGCCGCAGCCGAAATTTTTGCGCGTGAGCAAAACCTGTGCGCCTTGGTAGCGGGCTTGGTTGAGCGCAAAATTGGGGTTAAGCGGGCGGCGACTGTTGTCCATGCCCGGCTCGCCGTGGTCCAGATAGCGCCATTCGTCAAAGGCATTGGGGCCGAAACCGGCGCGCTGGATGGATTTTAAAAACTGCTTCGGGATAATGGCGTCGGTGTCGACATTGGCTCGATCCAAGGGTGCCACCAGGGCGGTGAGGGCGGTAAAGGCTTTCATGGCATTTTCTTTAGTGGCGTTTGGTTTTCAGGCAGCCTTGAGGGCTGCCTGAAATAGGAAAAGGCAGGTTATGCCGAGCCTCAAAAATAAGATAACAAGGCGGTGAGCCGCAGACAGTATCAATATACGGCAAGGCGAGCCAACGCAGTTAGGTTGTTTTTGAGGCTGGGTATTACTCGGCGCCGTGGCGTTCGGCAGATTGCTCTACCTTAGTGCCCACTTTTTGTACGTCTTGCGCAGCACCTTTAACGGTGTTGCAACCGGCCAATACGGTCATGGCGGCTACGGCGATCAGCAGAAATTTTTTCATGATGCTTAGTCCTTTAATTGGATTAAAACGAAAGTTTGCAGTAAAGCTGCGTGCTTATCATGCCAAGGCTTGGGGAAAAACGCAATTATTTGGTTATTGTTGAGCGGCTGTTGTTATAGCCTTGGCCTGAGTTTCTGAAGAAGGTTATCAACGCTGTGGATATTTCTTCTCAATTTATTTTGTTTATTCAAAATCTTTTTTGCTAATACTTTCTTTTGCGATTAATTTGTTTTCAGGCAGCAAATAGTATTCGTAAGTTTGAATAACACCTTTGCGGATTGCGAGCACAGCGTGTGGCGACTGCTTGATTTCGTGGATTCTGGATACACGCAATCGTTCGGACAATTGCCGGATTTGTTGGGTGGTCATTTGATGGGTTTGGTTGCCGCAGCGGTCATCGTGCAGTAAATGAACAATAACAACTTCTGTACCCTGCTTTTTTACCTGAGATATAAAAGTACATTTATCAAGAAACCGGCCTTCGTATTTGTTTTTGGCATCCAAATAAACCCGTTGCGCTAACTGTTCGGTGGTTTCCTGCGACAATTCCTGATTAATTGCCGCTTGTGCTTGCTGCTTTTCTTCTGCTGCGGGTTTGCGGACATCAAAGAAATCGCGTCCATCAAAAGATGTCATGGTGCAGGCAGAAAGCGCCAGAACAATAACCGTTAAAAAAATTCTCATTTTTTGACCTTACTTCATCAGTTGATCAAGAGTAGGGCTGCCTGAACGGTTTAACCCAATGCCCGTACATCGGTAAAATGCCCGGTTACGGCGGCGGCGGCGGCCATGGCGGGGCTCACCAAATGGGTGCGCCCGCCGTTGCCTTGGCGGCCTTCAAAATTGCGGTTGGAGGTGGAGGCGCAGCGCTCTTGCGGGTTTAGGCGGTCGGCATTCATGGCCAAGCACATGGAACAACCCGGCTCGCGCCATTCAAAACCGGCGGCGGTAAAAATTTTGTCCAATCCTTCGGCTTCGGCTTGCTGCTTCACCAGCCCGGAGCCGGGCACCACCAGCACACGGTTGACATTGTCGGCTTTGCGGCGGCCTTGTGCCACGGCGGCGGCGGCGCGCAAGTCTTCGATGCGGCTATTGGTGCAAGAGCCGATAAATACCACATCTACCGGGATTTCGCTCAGCGGCGTGCCCGCCTGCAAGCCCATGTATTTCAGCGCCCGCTCCATGCCTTCGCGCTTAACCGCATCGGCTTCATCAGCAGGGTTGGGCACTTGGCCGCTGATGTCGAGCACCATTTCCGGTGAGGTGCCCCAAGTGACTTGCGGCTCGATGTCGGCGCCGTTTAAACGTACCACTTGGTCGAATTCGGCGCCAGGGTCGGACACCAAGGTTTGCCAGTAGGCCACGGCTTTGTCCCAATCGGCGCCTTGCGGTGCAAACGGGCGGCCTTTCACATAATCAATGGTGGTGGCGTCTACCGCCACCAAGCCGGAGCGTGCGCCGGCTTCGATGGCCATATTGCATAAGGTCATGCGGCCTTCCATCGACAGACTTTGAATTGCCGTGCCGCCAAATTCGATGGCATAGCCGGTGCCGCCGGCGGTGCCGATGTGGCCGATAATATATAAGGCCACGTCTTTGGCGGTGATGCCGGGCTTAAGGCTGCCTGAAACTTCAATCAGCATGGTTTTGGATTTTTTGGCGGTGATGCACTGGGTGGCCATCACATGCTCTACTTCGGAAGTGCCGATGCCGTGCGCCAAAGCGCCAAACGCGCCGTGGGTGGAGGTGTGCGAGTCGCCGCACACCACCGTCATGCCCGGCAAAGTGGCGCCTTGCTCCGGCCCCATGACATGCACAATGCCTTGGCCGATGTCTTTAAACGGAAAATACGCCAGTGCGCCGAAGGCTTTGATGTTTTGATCCAGTGTGTCCACTTGCAGCTTGGCAATCGGGTCTTTAATGCCTTCGTCCCAATGGTCGGTGGGGGTATTGTGGTCGGCGGTGGACACCACGCTGTCGATGCGCCACAGCTTGCGCCCGGCCAGCTTCAGCCCTTCAAATGCTTGCGGGCTGGTGACTTCGTGCACCAAATGGCGGTCGATATAGAGCAGGGCGGTGCCGTCGGCCTCTTCGCGGACAACGTGGCTGTGCCAAAGTTTGTGGTAAAGGGTTTGTGCGCTCATGGTTTTGGGCTTTATAAAGGTAGCTTGTTGCATGGCATCATAATGCGCCGCTGGCGGGTTGACAAGCAAAATGTCTAAAAACAGGTAATAAAAAATATCTTTGGTATTTTTATGGTTTATTTTAGACAAATTGTCTTATTTTGTTTTTCAGGCAGCCTTTTTAGGTGCAAGCAACTTTTGCGGCGGCGCAGCCAAAACCGCCGCACTCTTGTATAATGCGCCGATGCTGCGCACCGGCGCTGCCACACAAGGAATAAGCACCATGACTTTGCCCGCCATTGCCGCCAACCGCCTTGCCGATTTACAGGCGTTTGAGCGTGCCATTCTGGAAAAACAGCCGCAAATCGAAGCCTGGTTCCGCGCTCAATGGCGCGCACACACGCCGCCGTTTTACGGCTCGGTCGACATTCGCAACAGCGGCTACAAAATGGCCAGCATCGACATGAATTTGTTTCCGGGCGGCTTTAACAACCTGAATCCGCAATTTCTGCCCTTGGCGGCGGCGGCGGCGCAAGACGCGGTGGAGCGTGCTTGCGAAACCGCCCGCTCGGTGCTGCTGATTCCGGAAAACCACACCCGCAACACTTTTTACCTGCAAAACGTGTATGCCTTAAGTCAGATTTTGCGTCATGCCGGGTTTGAAGTACGCCTAGGCAGCCTGAATCCGGAAATCACCGCCGCCACCGAGCTGGAAACCGCCTTGGGCGACACCATTGTGCTGGAGCCGGTGCAGCGTACGCGCGAGCGCCTGCATCTGGCCGACGGCTTTTCGCCGTGCTTGGTGCTGCTGAACAACGATTTATCCGGCGGCGTGCCGGAAATTCTGCAAGGTTTGGGTCAAGTGGTGTTGCCGCCTTTGCACGGCGGTTGGATTACCCGCCGCAAAACCGACCATTTCGCCGCCTACAACGGCGTGGCCGCCGAATTTGCCGCGCTGGTGGGCATCGATGAATGGACGGTTAACCCTTATTTCGAAAAAATCAGCGGCTTGGATTTTCAAGAGCGCGAAGGCGAAGAGCAGCTGGCGGCCGCAGTAGAGCGCCTGCTGGCCAAAATTCAGGCCAAATACGATGAAAAAGGCATTAGCGACGCGCCGTTTGTGATTGTAAAAGCCGATGCAGGCACCTATGGCATGGGCGTGATGAGCGTGAAATCCGCCGATGAAGTGCGCAGCCTCAACCGCAAAAACCGCAATAAAATGGCCAAAGTAAAAGAAGGGCTGGCGGTTACCGAAGTGATTGTGCAAGAAGGCATTTATACTTACGAAACCTTGCACGGCGCCGTGGCCGAGCCGGTGGTGTATATGATGGACCGCTTCGTGGTGGGCGGCTTTTTCCGCGTGCACGAAGGGCGCGGCACCGATGAAAACCTCAATGCTTCCGGTATGCGTTTTGTGCCTTTGCAAGGCAATATCGCCACCAGTGGCGCGGGCGACGACGACCCGCAAGCGCTGGCGCAAAGCAAGCGGGCGTTTGAGCAATGGGAAAGCTTAGGCCTGCCGCAAACCCACCGTACCGACGAATGCGAAAGCAACCGCCTGTATGTGTATGGCGTGATGGCGCGCCTGTCGCTGCTGGCCGCGTCGATTGAGCTGGAACAAAGCGCTGCACCGGCGGGTGCGGCATGAAGCGCGGCATCATCGCCGCCGGATTATTGCTGGCGCTGCAAACGGCGCTGGCCGCACCGGTGCCGTTGGCGCAGTTGTTGGCATGGAGCCGCATCGACAGCGACATTGATAGCGCTGTGGCTGCCTATGGTTTCCGGCCTTATGGTGCGGACACCGGCGGCGAGGCAAGCGTGCGCAACTATGGCGATAACGCCGCGCCGCCACGCAACATCAGCTGGGTGGGCGTGCAGCACGGCCAAGCGGATGCAGCACGGCTGGGCTACGATGTCTACGACCCCGCCGAAATCCGAGCCTTGCAAGCCGCTTTGGCGCAGGCCGGTTTTGCCGTGGCCGAACAGGGCGAAGTGAGCCGGGCGCATTATGTTTTGTACCGCAATGCCGAAGGGCGCGAAGTGCAAATCAACACCCCGAAACGCCAAGGCGCGGCAGTGGGCTTTGTGTTTTACCGGCAAGCGGCGGAATAATATTTTCAGGCAGCCTGGCTAATGATTAGGCTGCCTGAAAAATATTTTGTAATAATTTTATTTTGATTAATAACAGTGGCTTTCTTATGAGTAAACCCCAACAACGCGTCCTCACCGGCGTGACCACCACCGGCATTCCGCACCTGGGCAACTATGTCGGCGCCATCCGCCCGGCCATTGCCGCCAGCCAAAAGGCCGATACCGAATCGTTTTTCTTTCTGGCCGACTACCACGGCATCATCAAATGCCACGACCCGGCGCTGATTCACGAGTCTACCCGCGCCGTGGCCGCCACTTGGCTGGCGTGCGGGCTGGATCCGGCACGCACCACCTTTTACCGCCAAAGCGACATCCCCGAGATTCTGGAGCTAAACTGGATACTCACCTGCATCACCGCCAAAGGCCTGATGAACCGCGCCCACGCCTACAAAGCGGCCGTGCAAGACAATCTCGATAAAGGCCAAGAAGATCAAGACCACCAAATTGAAATGGGGCTCTACAGCTACCCCATTTTGATGACGGCGGATATTTTGATGTTCAACGCCCACAAAGTGCCGGTGGGGCGCGACCAAATCCAGCATGTGGAAATGGCGCGGGACATCGCCCAGCGCTTCAACCACCGTTTTGCCAAGCTGTTTACGCTGCCTGAAGTGCAAATCGACGAAGAAGTGGAAACCTTGGTGGGGCTAGACGGGCGCAAAATGAGCAAAAGCTACGGCAACACCATTCCCTTATTCGACAGCGAAAAGCAGCTGCAAAAAGCGGTGAACAAAATCGTTACCAACCTTAAAGAGCCGGGCGAGCCGAAAAGCCCCGACGAAAGCCCGCTGTTTGAAATCTACAAAGCTTTTGCCACCCCGGCACAAACCGCCGAGTTCACCCAGATGCTGGCCGAAGGCTTGGCGTGGGGCGAGGCCAAAAAAATGCTTGCCGCCAACATCAACACCGAATTGGCACCCAAGCGCGAGCGCTATCAAGCATTGATGGCCAACCCCGGCGAAATCGAAGCCATCCTGCAAACTGGTGCCGCTAAAGCCCGCGCCCAAGCGCGTTTGCTGCTGGATCAGGTGCGCGATGCAGTGGGGATTCGGGTGTTGAAATAAGCTGTTTGATTTTTAAAAAAAGGCTGCCTGAAAGTTTCAGGCAGCCTCTAAAATCCCCATTCAAGCCGGTTTAATCCCGCCTTAAGAAAGCAGGTTTAGCATGCACATCCTGTTTATTGCCGACCCTATGGCCGGTTTTAAAACCTATAAAGACACCACCTATGCCATGATGCGCGAAATGGCCGCCCGTGGCTGGCACTTGTCGCACACGCTGTCGGCACAGCTGAGCGTACAAAACGGCCAAGTGGTGGCTGTTGCCGCGCCGTTTACCTTTATCGGTGCCGAAAACCCCCACGACCACGCTTGGTTTGAATCCGGCCAGCCGGTTCAGGCAGCCTTAAGCGGCTTTGATGCGGTGATTATGCGTACCGACCCGCCGTTTGATTTGCAATACCTGTACGCCACCCAATTGCTCACCTTGGCGGCAGAGCAGGGCGCGGTGGTGCTCAACAGCGGGCAAGCCATGCGCGACTTCAACGAAAAATTGGCGATTTTGAATTTTGCCGAATTTACCGCGCCCACGCTGATTACCACCCGCGCCGCCGAAGTGCGGGCGTTTTTGGCCAAAGAGGGCGATATTATCGTGAAACCGCTGGACGGCATGGGCGGCATGGGCGTGTTCCGCTTAACCGAGGCCGACCCCAATATCGGCAGCATTTTGGAAACGTTAATGCGGCTGGATACGCGCACCATCATGGCGCAGCGCTATATTCCCGAAATCAGCGCGGGCGACAAGCGTGTGCTGGTGATTGGCGGCGAAGCGGTGCCTTATGCCTTGGCACGCATTCCGCAAGGCGGCGAAACCCGTGGCAATCTGGCCGCGGGCGGTAAAGGTGTGGCGCAAGCCTTAAGCCCGCGCGACCGTGAAATTGCCACCGCGCTGGCGCCGGAATTGCAGCGCCGGGGCATTGTATTGGCCGGTTTGGACATCATTGGCGACTACCTCACCGAAGTGAACGTGACCAGCCCCACCGGTTTTCAGGAAATCATGGCGCAAACCGGCTTTGACGTGGCCGCCCGCTTTGCCGATGCGGTGGCCGCGGCGGCCAAGGCTGCCTGAAAAGCATTTCAAAATCATACCAAGATTAAAAACGGAAAACGGCCTTATGCCGCACAACAAAACCACCCCCAAACCCGATACCGAGGCCGACAATGGCCGCAGCATTCCCAGCTATATCCAAGAAGTGAGCGACAAGGCGCACGAATATTATGCCGATGTGCAAAGCTATGCGGCGCAAATGAAAGGCAAAACTGGCGTGCGCCGCATCATCAATGCATTGGGTTATTCGTGGGATGGCGTTAAGGCGGCCTGCGAAGAAGCGGGCTTTCGCCAGCTGTTGTGGCTCAACGGCACCTTATTGCTGCTGGCCTTGTGCTTGCCGTTTGGGCTGGCGGTGCAGCTGGTGCTGATTCTGGCCTCGTGTATGTCGTTGGCAGTGGAATTGATTAACACCGGCATCGAAGCAGCGGTAGACCACACCTCGCTGGATAAACACGATTTGGCCAAACGCGCCAAAGATGTGGGCTCGGCAGCGCAATACCTCACCCTGTTTATGTTGGCGCTGCTGTGGCTGTTGGCGGTGTGGCGCACGTTTGTGGCTGCCTGAAAACTTTTTATATTATACCAATCATAAAAAATAAGATAACAAGGCGGAACTGATTTACTCGGTGCTTCAGCGCCCTAGTAAATCGTTCTCTTTGAGCTGAGCCGAAGACAGTACACCTAGTACGGAACAGAGTTTGTTGGCGCTTTAGCGCCGTACAAAGTCGTTCGCTTTGCGCTAAGGCGAGCCAACGCAGTTAGGTTATTTTTTAGGATTGGTATTAAGGGTGCGACAATCAGCCGCGCCGATTCCCCTTGGCGTAATCTCCTCTCTGTATCTACAATCCCCTCCATAGAAAGCCCCGTTTATCGTGAAGCACAAACCGCAGCAACCCGAGCAAAAATCCGGCAATTATGCCGCTAGCGTGAAGGGTAAAACCGGCATCCGCCGCATTGTGAATGCCGCCGGTTATTCGTTTGATGGCTTTAAAGCCGCTTGGAGCGAATCGGCGTTCCGCCAATTGGTGTGGCTCAATGGCACCTTAATTATTCTGGCCTGCTGGCTTGATTTCGGCCCTGCCACCAAAATGCTGTTAATCATGGCTTCGATGATCAGCCTGATGGTGGAATTGATTAACACCGGCATCGAGGCAGCGGTGGATCATACTTCGCTGGATAAGCACGAGCTGGCCAAACGCGCCAAAGATGTGGGCTCGGCAGCCCAGTTTTTGGGGCTTACCTTACTGGCGCTGATGTGGCTGATGGCCTTGTGGCGCGATTACGGCTTAAATTTGTTTTAAAGATTGCCCACTCCTTGGGCAGTCTAACACCTAAGGAAATAATATGAAAAAATGGGCAATCGGCGCTTTGCTGCTGTCGGCCAGTAGTCTTTCACTGGCTTGCGGCGCATTGGCAGTAGACAATGCATGGGCGCGCTTCAGTGCACCGGGCATGACCATGAGCGGCGTGTTTATGAATATTGACAACGAATCCGGCCATGATGACGTATTGGTGGGCGGCAGCACACCGGTAGCCGATAAAGTGGAATTGCACAACCATGTGAACGACAACGGCGTGATGCGCATGCGCGAAGTACCCGGCGGCATTGCCGTGGCCGCAGGTGAAACGGTGAAACTGCAACCGGGCGGCTTGCATATGATGTTGATGGGTTTGAAAAAGCCGCTTAAAGTGGGCGACACCTTTGCACTAACACTGAAATTCAAACAGGCCAAACCGCAAACGATCACCGTAACCGTGCAAACCGGCGCCGATAAAATGCCCGCCGCCATGCCGCATCAGCACAATCACAATATGATGCTACAACCCAAGTAGATACATGGCTTGCAGCATCAAAAACGCTGCCTGAAAACGGATTGATGTTTTCAGGCAGCGTTTTTTTATACTGGTTTAAAGCTTAGGCGGCAAAGCGCTTGGCCACTTCGTCCCAGTTTACAATATTCCAGAATCCGCCCAAGTAGTTGGGGCGGCTGTTGCGGTAGTCGATGTAATAAGCGTGTTCCCACACATCGCAAGTCAGCAGCGGCACTGCATCGGTGGTCAGCGGGGTGGCGGCATTGCTGGTGGACACCAAGTCTAAGCTGCCATCGGCTTTTTTTACCAACCAAGCCCAGCCGGAGCCAAAGGTGCCGGCGGCCACTTTGTCAAACTCTGCCTTAAAGGCATCGAAAGAGCCCCATTTGGCATCGATGGCAGCAGCCAACTCACCGGCGGGCTTGCCTTGGCCGTTGGGGGTGAGGCTGAGCCAGTAGAAAGTGTGGTTCCACGTTTGCGCCGCATTGTTAAACAAACCGCCGCTGGATTTTTTTACAATCTCTTCCAAATCGGCATTTTCAAATTCGGTGCCTTTAATCAGATTGTTCAGATTGGTGATGTAGGTTTGATGGTGCTTGCCATAGTGGTATTCCAGCGTTTCTTTGGACAAATGCGGTGCCAAAGCGTCTAAAGCGTAGGGCAGTACGGGTAATTTGTGTTCCATATCGCTATCCTTATAAATGGTGTGGTTGTGGTGTGGGTTGTTTCAGGTAGCTTCGATAATATCAAGGCTGCCTGAAACGGGGTCGGTTTAATTATGCACCGAATCAGTCACATTGTAATACAGGGTAAGATTGTGCCGCAAATCGGCAGCCTGCGGTGTTAAAATTGGTGATTAAAGATGGGGTCTATGGAAAGCAACGGATACAAATGGATGATTTTGCCTTAAGCGACAGAGCCGATGAAGCCAGCCAGCTGATGGTACCGCCGCACTCAATGGAAGCCGAGCAGTCTTTGTTGGGCGGCTTGCTGCTGGAAAACAGCGCCTGGGATCGCATTGCCGATGTGGTGAGCGAAGCCGATTTTTACCGCCACGAGCACCGGCTAATTTTCCGCACCATTGCGCAATTGGTGGAGCTGTCGCGCCCGGCTGATGTGATTACCGTACAGGAAGAATTGCAGCGGCGTGAAGACCTTGAAGCGGCTGGCGGCTTTGAATACCTGATTAATTTGGCACAAAACACCGCCTCTGCCGCCAATATCCGCCGCTACGCCGAAATTGTGCGCGAGCGCTCGATTATGCGTCAATTGGCACAAGTCGGTACGGAAATTGCTAGGAGTGCCTACAACCCGCAAGGCAAAGAAGCGGCGCAATTGCTGGACGAAGCCGAAAACAATGTGTTTCAAATCGCCGAGTCCACCGCCCGCTCCAAACAAGGCTTTCTGGCCATGCCCGGCTTACTGCAAGAAGTGGTGCAGCGTATTGATGCACTGTATTCGCGCGAAAACAAAGACGATGTTACCGGCATTGCCACCGGCTTTTTGGATTTAGACCGCAAAACCTCCGGCCTGCAACCGGGCGACCTGATTATTGTGGCCGGGCGGCCATCCATGGGCAAAACCGCATTTTCCATCAATATTGCCGAACATGTGGCCATTGATGGCAAGCTGCCGGTGGCGGTGTTTTCCATGGAAATGGGCGGCGCACAGCTGGTGATGCGGATGCTGGGTTCAGTAGGGCGCTTGGATCAGCATGTGCTGAAAACCGGCCAATTGCAAGACGAACACTGGGGCAGGCTGAATGAAGCAGTGGTTAAGCTGTCGGATGCGCCGATGTTTATCGACGAAACGCCGGGGCTTACTGCGCTGGAAGTGCGCGCCCGCGCCCGGCGGCTGGCACGGCAGCAAGG contains:
- a CDS encoding diacylglycerol kinase; the encoded protein is MKGKTGVRRIINALGYSWDGVKAACEEAGFRQLLWLNGTLLLLALCLPFGLAVQLVLILASCMSLAVELINTGIEAAVDHTSLDKHDLAKRAKDVGSAAQYLTLFMLALLWLLAVWRTFVAA
- a CDS encoding diacylglycerol kinase, which gives rise to MKHKPQQPEQKSGNYAASVKGKTGIRRIVNAAGYSFDGFKAAWSESAFRQLVWLNGTLIILACWLDFGPATKMLLIMASMISLMVELINTGIEAAVDHTSLDKHELAKRAKDVGSAAQFLGLTLLALMWLMALWRDYGLNLF
- a CDS encoding copper chaperone PCu(A)C — translated: MKKWAIGALLLSASSLSLACGALAVDNAWARFSAPGMTMSGVFMNIDNESGHDDVLVGGSTPVADKVELHNHVNDNGVMRMREVPGGIAVAAGETVKLQPGGLHMMLMGLKKPLKVGDTFALTLKFKQAKPQTITVTVQTGADKMPAAMPHQHNHNMMLQPK
- a CDS encoding superoxide dismutase; amino-acid sequence: MEHKLPVLPYALDALAPHLSKETLEYHYGKHHQTYITNLNNLIKGTEFENADLEEIVKKSSGGLFNNAAQTWNHTFYWLSLTPNGQGKPAGELAAAIDAKWGSFDAFKAEFDKVAAGTFGSGWAWLVKKADGSLDLVSTSNAATPLTTDAVPLLTCDVWEHAYYIDYRNSRPNYLGGFWNIVNWDEVAKRFAA
- the dnaB gene encoding replicative DNA helicase, with the translated sequence MDDFALSDRADEASQLMVPPHSMEAEQSLLGGLLLENSAWDRIADVVSEADFYRHEHRLIFRTIAQLVELSRPADVITVQEELQRREDLEAAGGFEYLINLAQNTASAANIRRYAEIVRERSIMRQLAQVGTEIARSAYNPQGKEAAQLLDEAENNVFQIAESTARSKQGFLAMPGLLQEVVQRIDALYSRENKDDVTGIATGFLDLDRKTSGLQPGDLIIVAGRPSMGKTAFSINIAEHVAIDGKLPVAVFSMEMGGAQLVMRMLGSVGRLDQHVLKTGQLQDEHWGRLNEAVVKLSDAPMFIDETPGLTALEVRARARRLARQQGGKLGLIVLDYLQLMSGSGRSDNRASELGEISRSLKALAKELQVPIIALSQLSRSVEQRTDKRPMMSDLRESGAIEQDADLIMFMYRDEYYNAETQFKGLAECIIGKHRNGPTGKVYLTFQGQYTKFENAVLPEGGFDDE